AAGCCTGCCGACTGCCGTGACGATGTGTGGTCGATGGTGACACGGCTCGACGGATCCCGACGGTTTGACCGCGACGAGAGTGGTGGTCGAACGACGTCCGCTCCGACCACTCCGTGTGATCACGGACGATGCAGACGGGGGAGATCGCAACTGGCAATGATACCATGACCGGTGACATCGAGACACTCGAGACGCTCAGTACGGATTACAAGGAATCGATGCCCGCAGACCTGCGGGAGACCAAGTCCTTCGACTGGTACTTACAGGAGTGCTACGAGGACGCAAAGATCACCCGCAACGCTCACCAGCGCGTCGCGGACATGTTCGACTACTACGGGACGGCTTACGACGAGACGGAAGGCGTCGTCGAGTACCTGCTCGCGAGCGAGGATCCCCTCGGCGACGGCGAGAACACCTTCTACGGGAAGGTGATCCACCAGTCGATCCACGAGTTCGTGAACAAGGTGAAATCGGGTGCCCGCCGGCTCGGTCCCGAACGGCGTATCAAACTCCTGCTCGGACCGGTCGGCTCCGGGAAGTCCCACTTCGACAAACAGGTCCGCAAGTATTTCGAGGACTACACGCTCCGCGAGGAGGGACGGATGTACACCTTCCGCTGGACCAACCTCTGTGATGTCATCAAGGACCAGGATCCCTCCGACGATACCGTCCGGTCGCCGATGAACCAGGATCCGCTCGTGCTCCTCCCGCTCAAGCAGCGCCAGCGCGTGCTCGATGACCTCAACGAGCGACTCGATGCGCCGTACACGATCCAGAACGAGCAGGCCCTAGACCCCGAGAGCGAGTTCTACATGGACCGACTGCTGGCGTACTACGACGACGACCTCCAGCAGGTCTTAGAGAACCACGTCGAGATCGTCCGCTTTGTCGCAGACGAGAACAAGCGACAGGGCCTCGAGACGTTCGAACCCAAGGACAAAAAGAACCAGGACGAGACGGAGCTCACCGGCGACGTCAACTACTCGAAGATCGCCATCTACGGTGAGAGCGACCCGCGCGCGTTCGACTATTCCGGTGCATTCTGTAACGCGAACCGCGGGATCTTCAGCGGGGAAGAGCTCCTGAAGCTGCAGCGCGAGTTCCTCTACGACTTCCTTCACGCGACCCAGGAGCAGACGATCAAGCCGAAGAACAACCCCCGGATCGACATCGACCAGGTGATCGTCGGCCGGACGAACATGCCCGAGTACAAAGACAAGAAGGGCGACGAGAAGATGGAGGCCTTCAACGACCGCACCAAGCGGATCGACTTCCCCTACGTCCTCTCCTACGAGGACGAGGCCAGCATCTACGAGAAGATGCTGAACAACGCCGACGTGCCGGATATCAACGTCGAGCCCCACACCCTGGAGATGGCGGGGCTGTTCGGCGTCCTCACGCGGGTCGAAGAGCCCGACACCGAGACGGTCGACCTCCTCTCGAAGGCCAAGGCGTACAACGGCGAGATCGACGAGGGCGACGACATCGACATCAAGAAGCTCCGCGACGAGGCCGAACAGAAGGCCGAGATCGGTGAGGGTATGGTCGGCGTCTCGCCCCGGTTCATCGGCGACGAGATCGCCGAGGCGATCATGGACTCCAAACACCGTAGCCGCGGGTTCCTCTCGCCGCTGACGGTGTTCAACTTCTTCGAGGAGAACTTAGAGCACCACGGCTCGATCCCCGAGGAGAACTTCGAGAAGTACTACCGCTACCTCGAGACCGTGCGCGAGGAGTACAAGGAGCGAGCCATCGAGGACGTCCGTCACGCCTTGGCCTACGATATCGACGAGATCCAGCGCCAGGGCGAGAAGTACATGGACCACGTGATGGCCTACATCGACGACGATACCATCGAAGACGAGT
Above is a window of Natronorubrum tibetense GA33 DNA encoding:
- a CDS encoding PrkA family serine protein kinase produces the protein MTGDIETLETLSTDYKESMPADLRETKSFDWYLQECYEDAKITRNAHQRVADMFDYYGTAYDETEGVVEYLLASEDPLGDGENTFYGKVIHQSIHEFVNKVKSGARRLGPERRIKLLLGPVGSGKSHFDKQVRKYFEDYTLREEGRMYTFRWTNLCDVIKDQDPSDDTVRSPMNQDPLVLLPLKQRQRVLDDLNERLDAPYTIQNEQALDPESEFYMDRLLAYYDDDLQQVLENHVEIVRFVADENKRQGLETFEPKDKKNQDETELTGDVNYSKIAIYGESDPRAFDYSGAFCNANRGIFSGEELLKLQREFLYDFLHATQEQTIKPKNNPRIDIDQVIVGRTNMPEYKDKKGDEKMEAFNDRTKRIDFPYVLSYEDEASIYEKMLNNADVPDINVEPHTLEMAGLFGVLTRVEEPDTETVDLLSKAKAYNGEIDEGDDIDIKKLRDEAEQKAEIGEGMVGVSPRFIGDEIAEAIMDSKHRSRGFLSPLTVFNFFEENLEHHGSIPEENFEKYYRYLETVREEYKERAIEDVRHALAYDIDEIQRQGEKYMDHVMAYIDDDTIEDELTGREQEPDETFLRSVEEKLDIPEDRKEDFRQEVSNWVSRRAREGEAFNPQDNERLRRALERKLWEDKKHNINFSALVSANEFDDDERSSWIDALIEQGYSEGGAKEVLEFAGAEVAKAEMD